The genomic interval TTTGTAATACAGCAGACACCCACCTTGTACTCCTCCTGTTGTATCCTGCAGTAGGGGTCGCTACACTGAGGGTTGGCTTTCATGGCCATGGTGGGGAAGAAGTCCTGCATGGCGTTGTAGCCGAGATAATGACTGACAGTCCCAAACTTCAACAGATacctgaaaacaaaaatgtaactaaatacataCAGACAAACCTTCCATTTTTaggttgaattaaaaaagagatATCTTACTTGAGAACATTTTGCACCAGGATGCCTGCCACCACACCCATGGTTGTGGGTAAGctggcagcacacacaccctccctctTTAGGGTCTTCTCGTCGATGTTTGCAGCCACCACCAGAGGAGGAGCGCACTGACAAAGGAAGTATTGCAATGTGAGTACTACCGTTGTTTTTCTTAATGTTCTACAAGTTTTGCAGGAAGCTAAGAAAGGTacactactgtgtgtgtgtgtgtgtgtgtgtgtgtgtgtgtgtgtgtgtgtgtgtgtgtgtgtgtgtgtgtgtgtgtgtgtgtgtgtgtgtgtgtgtggacttaCAGCAAAGCACGCCGTCTCTCCGGGGATGATGAGCTGGATGTGTCCCGACACAGCGTTCTCACTCACCCCCGACTCCATCCAGATCTGACCCAGCTCGTTACAGGCCTGTGACAAACATGGCAACATTAATACAAGAGTCAAATGTACAGAACCCGGTACAACATGAGGTTTTTTATCCTGCACTTACTGTATTTATGGCCATTCTAGCCTCAAAGTTGTCCACACAGCTCAGGATCAAATCCACCGGCTTCCCTTCTTCCAGCCCTCCATAACTGAGAGGACACAATAGGTTTTTGTGAATGAATTTACAAGTGAGGTGTGAGAATAATACAACCAGAGAGAAGCAATCCTCACCTGATGCGCTCCATAAAATGTGTGAAGTTTTCCATGGTGGTGATATTGTAGTTGTGGGTCTCAAATGAAACGTCTGGGTTGATGTTCCTGTTGGATAAAGGGAGTAAAATGTCAGCTTCAGCTCCTCTACCGTCGCCATTACGGAAACAAAAGGCCCTTAACGATGCGAATAAAATACAGGATGTACTTTCAGTAATATAAGGGGAAAAGGACTGTTTTGACGGATAAATCTGCTCAGAAAGTACACGTCTTCACAACTGAAATCAGCTGTGAGACTGCGTGTTCCCGTAAATACCGTCCGTGTAGAAACCAGTACAATTAGTTCAAAATGTTCCTACATTATTATTGaattaattcaacatttttagaATTATAAGGACGACGATTAAattgtgctgtgtttttaagctgttacattttctatgaccttaaataataatattcctTTTCCCGATAAGACATGACGTCGGTGTGCGCAGCCGTAAAGGGTCCGACTCCCTCTATCAACAACGCGAAAGTTAGCTCAGCGATGCACCTGGAAATCATTAATCTCATCTGACTAACAAACATGGAGGAGCCGACCACTCCCGTTCGACAGCAACACACATTCAGTGTTAGCAGGCTTCAAAAATATCTGTCCGTCAACTCGAGGGTGTCACGTGAGGACACACTCACTGTCAGACAGtacaggtaaatacagtttgtttCTCTTCAACTTTAAAGAGCAGGTAAAGGCTGGGAGTGTAAAGGCTAACTGATAAGATGCTAACTGATTCCTGTTGTCTTTGCAGCGCTGGTCAGTCCAACCCAACCTTCCTGATCCAGACCCCCTCAGACAGCTATGTGCTCAGGAAGAAACCCCCAGGTGAGCTGCTGCCTGGAGCCCACAAGGTAAATAAACATGGGACAAATGAGTCATTCTAGTTCCACAAAAAACTCAAACGTCATCAATGCCAATAAAATGCATATAGCATATTCAGAATACATACCTATTGTATACTGTATTATAAACTATGTTGGACTCATGTGGAGTAACATCTTTGAGTATTAAGCAGTgcatctgtgtgtctctgtctgcaggtggaCCGGGAGTACCGGGTGCAGAAGGCTCTGTTCTCCGCCGGCTTCCCCGTTCCTCAGCCTCTCCTGCACTGCACTGACGCTGAAATCATCGGGACAGAGTTCTACTTAATGGAGCATATTAAAGTAAGTTTGTCTCACCAAGACAGTGTCCGTGCATCGTATGTATTTATTGCTCTTTTGATGGCCTTTGCTCTCTATTATGATGAAAGATGGAATTTGGACCTGTGTTTACCCTCTGATTGACGTGCACAGGCTTCTAAAAACATGCTCAACCACCATATGAAGAtgcatgctttttaattttgtaGGGGCGTATATTCAGGGATCTCCGTCTCCCAGGAGTGAGTGCAGCAGAGAGGCAGCTCTATATGTGGCAGCAGTGGAAGCGTTGGCAAAGCTCCACTCACTGGACCTTGCATCACTGAACCTGCAGGGGTTTGGAAAAGGAGCTGGGTACTGCCAGAGACAAGTGAGCGCAGGACCGTAAATCAAACATATACCTTTACATCTTCTGGAGTAAACATTGAAAATCCCTCTGTAAAGGTCTCCACCTGGACGAAGCAGTACACAGCAGCAGCCCACAGGGACATCCCAGCCATGAACGAGCTCTCTAATTGGTTGATGAACAGTCTGCCAGCCAATGACAACGAGGTCACGCTGGTCCATGGAGATTTCCGATTGGACAATTTGATATTCCATCCAACAGAGGTACAACTTCTAAAATATCTGATCTTCCTTTAGTGTAGTGGATAAAAGCTGCTCCACCCAGCTTATTCTTTGGAGGTTATTCATGTCATTAGGCCCGTGTGATGGCCGTGTTGGACTGGGAGCTGTCCACCACTGGGCAGCCTCTGGCAGACCTGGCTTACTTCCTGATGCCTCACTACTGGCCCACCAGTATGAACATCATAAGCACGCTGGGCAGCTTGAGAGGAGTAGAAGGTAAGAAAATAACAACTCCAAACAGCCTGATAAATAAAGGAAGCAGCTCAGGTAGATGGACATGATTTGATCAAACATTTTGTGCAGGTATTCCAGATGTGGCCGACCTGATGTCCATTTACTGCCGGTGCCGAGGGATCCCTTCTGCTCTGCCAGAGTTGAACTTCTACCTGGCCTTGTCTGTCTTTAAAATGGCAGGGATCGCACAGGTTTGTACTAATTTATAGACAACAAATGATATTGTCATTTTCAGGCAGTAgccttttattttcctttattccCCATATTATCTCTTAGGGGGTCTATGCACGCCACCTACTGGGCAATGCGAGCGCTCCGAATGCAGAGGAGTTCGGCCAGTGTGTGGAGCCGTTGGCTAAGACTGCCTTGCAGCTCGCACAGAGGTTGGTCACTTGAGTTGCATGACAAAGgccctgttgttgtttttatacgAGCTGTTATTTCAATTCAGTGACTCCTCAACTACTTTCAGATGAtgctacatgtgtgtgttgacgCTGTATCCGACTCGTATTTCCTTTGTAAGCTTTCCTGTAACACAGACCCATTTGTTTGGGGTTTGTAAAAGTCCTGATTGTTAAATATTCCCATataagcagcagaagaagactcTGTTATGAATGGAAACAGACTCCACCTGCTGACTGAATGTTAGCCAGCTGCAGTAGGAATTTGGCGTCCAGCTGCTGTTTCTTCAGAGACTCCCTGCTGACTCTTTAATGTGTGTCCCTTCCCAGGTCCGCCACAGGTCCGACAGCAGACGGTCTGTTCCTGCAGACGGCTAAAGGCCGGGCTATTCTGCAGCAGGTCAAAGACTTCATGAGACAACACGTGCTTCCTGCTCAGGAGGTCAGTGCTTTGAGAGAGAGTTTTAACTCGCACATGAAAGGGTTTGACTGAGCACACCGGCTCAATTATGCAGTCAGGATTAATCCATCCGAGCGGGAGAACAAGGAGGCTGTTGATTACATGAATTATATCGCATGCAGAAGCAGAATCAGCACCATCTTGTTTGGTTTTGATGTGGGGAGCAGTGGGCAGGTTTACTGATTAGTTTCTCCTACATTAACACTGTAAAATAGTCAAATATGTGTAAATGTCATAATGGTAAAGGTTCCCACAAAGAAAGAGAGTGCTGAAGTGAGAGaagagtaaaaaaaatcaagtcAAAGCTGattcaaaaaatgttgtttttctccaggAAGTTGCAGAGTATTACTCCAAACACGCTCATTCTCCACAGAGGTGGCACACCCCCCAAACAATAGAGGATCTGAAGGTATGTCAGGAAgtcttttttaacatttcagtttgatGTTTTGACGATACAATCAAACAACATATGACAATAAGCAAAATAACCATATAATATATTCAATTTGGAGCTGAATTAATACAGGTCTGTGTGTCCAGGTGAAGGCCAGGCAGGCCGGGCTGTGGAACTTGTTCCTGCCGGCGGTCAGCGCTCTCAGTCAGCTGGACTACGCCTTCATCGCAGAGGAGACCGGACGCTGCCTCTTCGCTCCGGAAGTCTTCAACTGCCAGGCTCCCGGTAACACATGGTTTCAGATATTCAGATCAATCCCATCTCCCTTCTTCTCAGTCACACACTTACAGCTTGGCCTTGCACTTCACAGACACAACATAACGTAACTCCTGATATCCTAAGTCTGATGTTTCTCCACAGACACCGGCAATATGGAGGTGCTGCACATTTTTGGCAGtgaggagcagaagaggaagTGGCTGGAGCCTCTGCTCAGAGGGGAGATTCGCTCCTGCTTCTGTATGACAGGTAGCTCCATGAATGTATCCTATCACAGGAACACTGTGCTTTAACAGAAAGGGATGAAAGTGTAAGGGATTTAACTTTAAGAGGCAGAACGTGGAGGCTTATGGGAGCAACTTGAAATGCTTTTTGTAGTAACAAGGTACTGCTCAAGTGGATTTTcagttctggttctggttttCAATGAGCCATGTTGCACGGTTGCTCTATAGTTTGGAAATTCTTCATGGCAACAGCAGAAAAACTTTCACCCTATGAGTAATTTCTCCCTGTTTCCCCCTCTTTGCTTTCCTCCCTGCCTGGAAACTGCAGCATATTGAGGTGATTACCGTGGGTGTGAGCGTCCCTGCGGCTTCTCTTATAAACACACATGGTGATCAGTTGTGTTTTGGTGATGCTTCTTGTGTGTGTTCTAGTGTGGATGACAAAGAACAGGACCCTGTCTCTTGTGCTGATAAACATTTTACGTTGTTAGGGATCGTCTGCTGTAGAGATTTAGTATGACCCCCCCCCCTAGTCTCCAcaatattggaaaaaaatatgaaacatttagaGCTGGGGATTAGATATCTAGGAACAGTTTGTATTTTGAATCCTCCCTGTGGTCCCTTCCCCAGAGCCTGATGTGGCCTCCAGTGATGCCACCAACATGCAGTGCACGCTCCGCAGGGACGGAGACCACTTCGTCATTGACGGCAAGAAATGGTGGAGCAGCGGTAGGTCCATTTCTGTTTCCATTGGCCCTATAAGAAAACAatgcactccaacacattgtacgtggtaggctaaggggcgggacatcttctTTCtgagccgtccagctaaccaatcagttcaagctgggctctggtttcagacagagggtgaaataggtgctgcagcacaggcaggatgagacacttaaagagctttctgaacattaaagcatggagacatgtcccaggagagactctatgcactgaaaataaacagaaaagagCCCTCCCCTTAAACCAAAGGATGTTTTAGAAAGAGTAAATCCTTAAAATGTATCGTGCTTTTTAATGTTCTAAAGATGTTGCCTCAAAGCACAGTAAAAGCACCCAGAGTCCTAACATTTGGACAGCAAGATAGGGCAGATGACTCATTTATTAAGCAGTAAAGAACACTTAAGGAGTTGAAGTATGGATGTAATTTattctggaaaatctgtctcaaagcagtgtgtgtttatcaacTAAGATAAGATATTATAAATGATTCCAGGTGAACAACATGCCCTTAACATAAATCTAAATGCATCAGTCACTGTGGATTTATGGTCTCTGGCTCTAATTggctctataaataaatataaagtagaGAAGTGAAATTAAGTCACGATCATCGTACAGATTAAGTCCAAAAGTCGTATTAGTGTTTTTAGATGTCTATCGAGGTCTCCACACGCTGAGGACTGAAAGACATTCCAGATGTTTCCGCTGACCCAGATGTGGCCTGAGGTCTGACTCCCAGTTCAACGGGAAACAGTGGCATGTTGTTCTCTTTTTCCCAAATCTGCACGGGATTCTTTCTCCTCATTGAAAACTCCTCCAAAAAGTGGTACAGTTTACAGAGAAAGAgtttcattttcacatcattttccttttctttggaAGGGAACTTtccatcagtaaaaaaaaagaaaccttgGGTTGTAAGAATGTTCTCTGCCGGCATAAATACATCTCTCTGTTAGGAAAGTATGCTGCTGTCGAAGGCCGATCATTCTTCTTTGTGGACTGCCTTTGTGGCAAACCATAATATTCAAGAGGGTTTTATACCTCTTCCCTCTCCAGACACTCTGTATTTCAGCATGCAGTGTCTCTCcagtctccatgcttcaatgttcaaaaagctcttcatttttctcagactgtctgtgctgcagcacctcttttcaccctctgtctgaaaccagagcccagtctgatctgattggttatctggccggctctgttgtgactggccaaccgcttagagatgtcccgcccccttagcttatcacgtataatgtgttcaagtgctagccaataggagcgtgagtgttccatagGGATTTCACTATGCTCCGGaactctgggattttagcctttgcagatccTTCACATGCCCGAAAACCTATAGATcgcactacaggagaggggaaccCCCTAGAAAAGCAGTAAAACTAGATCACTTCTTATTGAACTTATTCTGAGGGTCTCTCTCATTTTTTCCAGAAGTGTTCTCTTCCAGATCGCCACTCATTCGGGTGTTTCCTAATATGCTTTCCAAGGCCCTTGTGTAGATGATATTCTTCCACAGAAAGTAGAGACCCATCATCTCTGTGGTCTGCTTGCTGTGTTTCACTCCCCGTCGTTCTTGCATTGGGTTGTCATGCAATAATCCCACCATAGGTTCAGTTTACTGGAATATGGGCTGATCCAGAGTGATGCAGTATGTGTTGGGTCTTTACTGTAAATGCTGTTCGGGTCTGTGGTGTGGACGCTATAAAAGACTCCCCTGATCATGGTAATGCACTTAAATGAGTCCCAGACCTGCATGAGCATACAGGCTCACACAAGCACAGACCAAGTACACGTGTTTAGCATTAGGGTTAGTCTGCTTGGTGAAAGAATATCCTACTATAAGTCattatcattttagtttttcttaaagTAAAACCTTACTTTACAACTGCATATGTTTattcaagcctttgcagaccattgacatgcacacaaacctatttaacacactaaagggcctctttaatactTGCTCTGGCTGTAAAGACCTTGTTTAGGCTACAGTTTGAAAAGTCTCCAAGCGAACACAACAAGTCTGACCTT from Eleginops maclovinus isolate JMC-PN-2008 ecotype Puerto Natales chromosome 21, JC_Emac_rtc_rv5, whole genome shotgun sequence carries:
- the uba5 gene encoding ubiquitin-like modifier-activating enzyme 5; the encoded protein is MENFTHFMERISYGGLEEGKPVDLILSCVDNFEARMAINTACNELGQIWMESGVSENAVSGHIQLIIPGETACFACAPPLVVAANIDEKTLKREGVCAASLPTTMGVVAGILVQNVLKYLLKFGTVSHYLGYNAMQDFFPTMAMKANPQCSDPYCRIQQEEYKKREAERPKVEVVEEEEEAIVHEDNDWGIEVVSEVTDTELQAATGAVPDLPEGITVAYTIPAESSASGETVVETEQSLEELMAQMRKL